Proteins encoded by one window of Antechinus flavipes isolate AdamAnt ecotype Samford, QLD, Australia chromosome 4, AdamAnt_v2, whole genome shotgun sequence:
- the ABRACL gene encoding costars family protein ABRACL: protein MNVEGEISLLVGEMQRLGTRDADGRLSVKFGVLFQDDKCANLFEALMGTLKAAKRRKIVTYEGELLLQGVHDDVDIVLLQN from the exons ATGAATGTGGAAGGTGAAATTAGCCTCTTGGTTGGAGAAATGCAACGTCTGGGTACAAGag ATGCTGATGGAAGGCTAAGTGTGAAGTTTGGGGTGCTTTTCCAAGATGACAAGTGTGCTAACCTGTTTGAAGCCCTCATGGGGACCCTGAAGGCAGCCAAACGTCGGAAGATTGTAACTTATGAAGGAGAACTGCTCTTACAAGGTGTCCATGATGATGTTGACATTGTATTGCTTCAAAATTGA